One Odocoileus virginianus isolate 20LAN1187 ecotype Illinois chromosome 6, Ovbor_1.2, whole genome shotgun sequence DNA segment encodes these proteins:
- the ZC3H14 gene encoding zinc finger CCCH domain-containing protein 14 isoform X7 yields MSSRFPSPSLPIFFSPGPVDLGSVTSSSCSLNELDNISHLLRKISTDINEIKGMKAAILTVEANLFDLNVRVSQNEAKISSLEVKMNEYSTTSEGSRQFEDLQEEVDFESQSRTTDVKIIGFLRNIEKGTQQRQLLSRLQIDPVMAETLQISQAEMSELSVAQKPEKLLERCKYWPACKNGDECAYHHPVSPCKAFPNCKFAEKCLFVHPNCKYDAKCTKPDCPFTHMSRRTPGLPPKPVTAPAPPSSSQLCRYFPACKKMECPFYHPKHCRFNTQCTRPDCTFYHPTITVPPRHALKWIRPQTSE; encoded by the exons ATGTCATCAAGGTTTCCATCACCATCTTTACCAATTTTCTTTTCACCTGGGCCAGTTGACTTAGGTTCCGTAACAAGTTCCTCTTGTTCACTGAATGAGCTAGACAATATTTCCCATCTTTTAAGGAAAATATCAACTGATATCAATGAAATTAAAGGGATGAAAGCAGCAATTTTGACAGTGGAAGCAAATCTGTTTGATCTTAATGTTAGAGTGTCACAGAATGAAGCAAAAATTTCATCTTTGGAGGTTAAAATGAATGAGTATTCAACAACATCTGAAGGCAGCAGACAGTTTGAAGATCTTCAAGAGGAAGTAGATTTTGAATCACAGTCAAGGACTACTGATGTAAAAATAATTGGCTTCCTTAGAAACATTGAGAAAG GAACTCAACAGAGGCAGTTGTTATCCCGATTGCAAATTGACCCCGTAATGGCAGAAACTCTGCAGATCAGTCAAG CTGAGATGAGTGAGCTGAGCGTGGCACAGAAGCCGGAGAAGCTGCTGGAACGCTGCAAGTACTGGCCTGCCTGCAAGAACGGGGACGAGTGCGCTTACCATCACCCCGTGTCGCCTTGCAA agCCTTTCCCAATTGTAAATTTGCTGAGAAGTGTCTATTTGTTCATCCAAATTGTAAATATGATGCAAAATGTACTAAACCAGATTGTCCCTTCACTCACATGAGCCGAAGAACCCCAGGACTGCCTCCAAAACCAG TCACAGCACCAGCACCGCCTTCCAGTAGTCAGCTGTGCCGCTACTTCCCAGCTTGTAAGAAAATGGAGTGTCCCTTCTATCATCCGAAA CACTGTAGGTTTAACACGCAGTGTACGCGACCTGACTGTACGTTCTATCACCCCACCATTACTGTGCCACCGCGACATGCCTTGAAATGGATTCGACCTCAAACCAG TGAATGA